In Paenibacillus sonchi, a single genomic region encodes these proteins:
- a CDS encoding HipA domain-containing protein produces MADSWNKSYTLMHKNEPVAEIELDEATVSISAIGQVYAKQHVPVGIPVKKGKIDRAGLNEWWRGRAIPASRDGIKEALLELNLSATQKLLDKSYGLSLSDQYWIRPSASALKWNTINFFGNPFSEDVGNVLFGKGSSDAVSLVSPDNTSDGWLKKKWAIINGKRCLIKGGSGATQQEPYNEVIASKIMERLGIPHVPYTLMEQEDYPYSVCENFITPQTELITAWYVMHTQQKPNHVSVYQHYVSCCEELGIPGIVKALDQMMVVDYLIANEDRHQNNFGVIRHAETLKWIGPSPIYDSGSSLWFSKPLGLIRADGKLTCKPFKPDHSEQIKLVTSFDWLDLSALDGIEEEVQDIFRDSLFVDEARSNAICQALRGRIERLLEIIHTRGPQTWVDDHSTDVKENIAYSGLQEEED; encoded by the coding sequence ATGGCGGATTCTTGGAATAAATCCTACACACTCATGCACAAGAATGAACCCGTGGCTGAGATTGAACTGGATGAAGCGACAGTCTCTATTTCAGCAATTGGACAAGTGTATGCGAAGCAGCATGTACCCGTTGGGATACCTGTTAAGAAAGGTAAAATAGACCGTGCGGGATTGAATGAATGGTGGAGAGGCCGTGCAATTCCGGCTAGCCGGGACGGGATTAAAGAAGCGCTGCTTGAACTGAACTTGTCTGCGACACAAAAACTGCTGGATAAAAGCTACGGACTCAGCTTGTCCGATCAATATTGGATTCGCCCGTCAGCCTCGGCGTTAAAGTGGAACACCATTAACTTTTTCGGCAATCCCTTTTCGGAGGATGTGGGGAATGTGTTGTTCGGGAAAGGCTCGTCAGATGCTGTGAGCCTGGTGTCACCGGACAATACCTCCGATGGCTGGCTGAAAAAGAAATGGGCCATTATTAATGGCAAACGTTGTTTGATCAAAGGGGGAAGCGGGGCCACCCAGCAAGAACCATACAATGAGGTAATTGCCAGCAAGATCATGGAACGGCTCGGAATTCCCCATGTCCCCTATACGCTGATGGAGCAAGAAGATTACCCATATAGTGTGTGTGAAAACTTCATTACCCCTCAGACAGAACTTATTACCGCCTGGTATGTGATGCACACCCAGCAAAAGCCGAATCATGTTTCGGTGTATCAGCATTACGTGAGCTGCTGTGAGGAGCTGGGCATTCCCGGCATTGTTAAGGCGCTTGACCAGATGATGGTAGTGGACTACCTGATTGCCAATGAGGATCGTCATCAGAACAATTTTGGTGTGATTCGCCATGCAGAGACGCTGAAGTGGATTGGGCCATCGCCGATTTATGATAGCGGATCATCGCTTTGGTTTTCCAAGCCGCTCGGCTTGATTCGTGCAGATGGTAAGCTGACCTGCAAGCCGTTCAAGCCGGATCATAGTGAGCAGATCAAGCTGGTGACCTCCTTCGATTGGCTGGACTTGTCTGCACTGGACGGCATTGAAGAAGAGGTGCAGGATATTTTCCGTGATTCGCTCTTTGTGGACGAAGCCCGCTCAAATGCTATTTGCCAGGCTCTGCGCGGGCGAATTGAGCGTTTGCTGGAGATTATTCATACTCGTGGACCACAGACATGGGTGGATGACCATAGTACCGATGTGAAAGAGAACATTGCGTACAGTGGTCTGCAGGAGGAAGAAGATTAG
- the ltrA gene encoding group II intron reverse transcriptase/maturase — MNANRLTTPKEKVQELQEKLGHAAKENKKRKFHALYDKVYCPDVLCEAWRRVKANKGAAGVDAVTLADIEERGETNFLKTCERELKEGSYHPQPVRRHYIPKKDGKPRQMGIPTVRDRVIQMATKLIIEPIFEADFEDVSFGFRPKRSAKQALERIRKACNRKGNWVVDVDIQGYFDNINQEKLMKLVQMRINDRRILKLIRKWLQAGVMEEGNVRRSDLGTPQGGVISPLLANIYLNYFDRLWEKHGSGVGELTRYADDFVVVCKTKKDAEHAYELIRRIMERLELTLHPTKTRIVGLWTGDEGFDFLGMHHRKTKAETSQGKVYYTTQQWLTKKAEERIRGVVKERLASPSMRSRTFAEQVEWLNPKIQG; from the coding sequence GTGAATGCCAACCGGCTAACGACACCCAAGGAAAAAGTTCAAGAACTCCAAGAAAAGCTAGGTCATGCGGCCAAGGAGAACAAGAAGCGTAAATTTCATGCGCTGTATGACAAGGTCTACTGCCCGGATGTGCTGTGTGAAGCATGGAGACGAGTGAAGGCAAATAAGGGAGCGGCAGGAGTAGATGCGGTGACGCTGGCAGACATCGAGGAACGAGGAGAAACGAACTTCCTTAAGACCTGTGAGCGAGAATTGAAAGAAGGCAGCTACCATCCGCAGCCCGTGCGGCGGCACTATATCCCAAAGAAAGACGGGAAGCCAAGGCAAATGGGCATACCCACCGTGCGCGATCGAGTCATACAAATGGCAACGAAACTTATCATTGAACCCATCTTTGAAGCGGATTTTGAGGACGTATCCTTCGGATTTCGCCCGAAGCGAAGTGCAAAACAAGCATTGGAACGAATCCGGAAAGCCTGCAACCGTAAAGGAAATTGGGTAGTCGACGTCGATATCCAAGGCTACTTCGACAACATTAATCAAGAGAAGCTCATGAAGCTGGTACAGATGCGTATCAATGACAGGAGAATCTTGAAGTTAATACGGAAATGGCTTCAGGCGGGGGTTATGGAAGAAGGAAACGTGAGGCGTTCCGATTTAGGGACACCACAAGGTGGCGTCATCTCACCGCTACTCGCGAATATCTATCTGAACTACTTTGACCGGCTATGGGAAAAACACGGAAGTGGAGTGGGAGAACTGACCAGGTATGCAGACGATTTTGTAGTGGTCTGTAAAACCAAAAAGGACGCCGAACATGCGTATGAACTTATCCGCAGAATCATGGAACGTCTGGAACTCACGCTACACCCAACCAAAACCCGCATTGTCGGTCTATGGACAGGAGACGAAGGATTCGACTTCTTAGGAATGCACCACCGAAAAACGAAAGCAGAAACGTCTCAAGGGAAGGTATACTATACCACGCAGCAGTGGCTAACGAAGAAGGCAGAGGAACGTATTCGAGGCGTGGTCAAAGAAAGACTAGCCTCTCCGAGCATGCGCTCAAGAACGTTCGCGGAACAGGTGGAATGGCTCAATCCAAAGATTCAAGGATAG
- the kdpF gene encoding K(+)-transporting ATPase subunit F has protein sequence MMWVLGIIVAALFVYLTYALINPEKF, from the coding sequence ATGATGTGGGTACTGGGAATAATCGTAGCAGCTCTCTTTGTGTATTTAACTTACGCGCTGATTAATCCGGAAAAATTCTAG
- the kdpA gene encoding potassium-transporting ATPase subunit KdpA — MSYIAIAITLLLSLLLARPAGLYMAQVFNYERTGLDRWFGWLEKPIYAIGGIRKENYNWKQYALAAVLSNAVMMLLVYLIFRFQGALPLNPSGIASMEPTLAFNTVISFMANTNLQHYSGESGLSYLSQMLAIVFMMFTSPATGLAVGIAIIRGLTGKPLGNFFVDMVRAITRILLPICFVLAFVFVALGVPQTLEPTALGHTLEGVTQEIARGPVASFLSIKELGNNGGGFFGVNSAHPFENPDAVSNLLQILLMLLLGTGLPFTYGKMVGNKKQGRVLFVSMAMMFIVFLGISLASENAGNPAVNALGIQHQQGSMEGKEARFGVAQSALYSVVTTASETGAVNTMHDTLTPIGGLITIGNMMLNTVFGGVGVGFVNVLMYTMIAVFLSGLMVGRTPEFLGKKIEGKEMKLIAVTLIINPMLILLPTALALLTQSDTLSNPGFHGLTQALYEFTSAAANNGSGFEGLGDATPFWNISTGIVMFLGRYFSIIAMLAVAGSLAAKKTVPETSGTFRTDKALFGTVFLGTVLIVGALTFFPALALGPIAEFLTLKP, encoded by the coding sequence ATTTCTTATATCGCAATTGCTATAACCTTATTGCTCTCCTTGCTGCTTGCCCGTCCTGCGGGACTGTATATGGCTCAAGTCTTCAATTATGAGCGAACAGGGCTGGACCGCTGGTTCGGCTGGCTGGAGAAACCGATTTATGCGATTGGCGGAATACGTAAGGAGAACTATAACTGGAAGCAATACGCTCTGGCTGCGGTCCTCAGCAATGCAGTGATGATGCTGCTGGTCTATCTGATTTTCAGGTTTCAGGGTGCGCTGCCGTTAAATCCAAGCGGGATTGCTTCGATGGAGCCGACACTTGCTTTTAATACGGTAATCAGCTTTATGGCAAATACTAATCTTCAGCATTACAGCGGCGAAAGCGGGCTATCCTATCTGTCGCAAATGCTGGCTATCGTATTTATGATGTTTACCTCCCCCGCTACCGGGCTTGCTGTGGGAATCGCCATTATCCGCGGTTTGACCGGGAAACCCCTGGGGAACTTCTTCGTGGATATGGTCCGGGCAATCACCCGGATTCTGCTGCCGATCTGTTTTGTCCTGGCATTTGTTTTCGTGGCTCTTGGTGTGCCCCAAACGCTGGAGCCTACTGCTCTGGGCCATACGCTGGAAGGTGTGACACAAGAGATCGCGCGCGGTCCTGTAGCCTCTTTCCTGTCCATTAAAGAGCTGGGCAACAACGGCGGCGGATTCTTTGGTGTCAATTCTGCCCATCCTTTCGAAAATCCGGATGCGGTCAGCAACCTGCTGCAAATTCTGCTCATGCTGCTGCTGGGTACGGGGCTTCCTTTTACCTACGGGAAAATGGTCGGCAATAAAAAACAGGGCCGGGTGCTGTTCGTATCGATGGCCATGATGTTCATAGTCTTCCTGGGGATTTCGCTGGCGAGTGAAAATGCAGGAAATCCGGCCGTCAACGCTCTGGGGATTCAGCATCAGCAAGGCTCCATGGAAGGGAAGGAGGCCAGGTTCGGCGTTGCCCAGTCTGCCCTGTACTCGGTTGTTACGACAGCATCAGAGACAGGAGCGGTCAATACGATGCATGATACGCTGACGCCTATAGGCGGATTGATTACGATCGGCAATATGATGCTGAATACAGTATTTGGCGGTGTCGGGGTAGGCTTTGTTAACGTGCTAATGTATACGATGATTGCCGTATTTCTATCGGGTCTGATGGTAGGACGAACACCGGAGTTTCTTGGTAAAAAAATAGAAGGTAAGGAAATGAAGCTGATTGCAGTCACGCTGATTATCAATCCGATGCTTATTCTGCTGCCTACGGCCCTGGCGCTGCTCACCCAGTCCGATACCCTTTCGAATCCCGGCTTTCACGGGCTGACACAGGCGCTGTATGAATTCACTTCCGCTGCCGCCAACAATGGCTCCGGTTTTGAGGGGCTTGGCGATGCAACGCCGTTCTGGAATATCTCCACCGGAATTGTGATGTTCCTTGGCCGGTATTTCTCCATCATTGCGATGCTGGCTGTAGCCGGTTCACTGGCAGCCAAGAAAACTGTACCGGAAACCTCAGGGACGTTCCGTACGGACAAGGCTCTGTTTGGTACTGTTTTTCTGGGTACGGTACTGATTGTCGGGGCATTGACATTCTTTCCGGCGCTTGCACTGGGACCGATTGCTGAATTCTTGACGCTGAAACCTTAG
- a CDS encoding sensor histidine kinase yields the protein MEINQTGDGSILEQLTGMKTGRRRGRLKIFIGYAPGAGKTCAMLKAAHEEQKEGTDVVGGFIETHARPDTLAMLEGLELVPPIKMSYEASVIPEFDLDRALQRSPELILLDDLAHANTAGCRHKKRYQDVEELLRAGIHVYTTINVQQIESLTDIVYSITGMTVQERIPDSVFDSADQVELVDIEPNDLIDRLNKGKIYRDNADEQAIGQLFTKEKLTALREIALRNTASQLNRIAIQISEQAKKNDYDTKDHILVCLSSAASNKKVIRAAARMAEAFHGQFTALFVETPQTQKLTQKNKTELRDNLRLAEQMGANIATVYGEDVPGQIAEYAKTSRVSKIVLGRSPFKKRGYAKSNLVDKLTTLLPNIEIYIIPYTQPSFYKRLPLYARYPKLSLADTNKTIAILVVCTLIGIWFRYLGFLESNIITVYILGVLLSAIVTKGRVYSAVSSVMSVLVFNYFFTEPYYSLNAYEAGYPVTFLVMLAASFITSTLTMRVSEQARQSAQKAYRTEVLLETSRKLQQAKDSPAIIDEMAHQMVKLLDRTVIFYSVQEGALSTPLIFPKEGSEVDPHTYTGSNERAVADWVLKNNKRAGATTDTFFGANCLYHAVRGGDTVFAVAAIVMEQEEPLEVFEKGLMIAMLGECALALEKEKLNEKQKEISMQIQQEHLRANLLRSISHDLRTPLTSISGNAGILVGNSGVLSEEQKKGLYTDIYDDSIWLIHLVENLLSISRIENGTLNLNFQAELMEEVISEALLHVNRNSEKHVIHTKLDDELLMARMDSRLIVQVLINIVDNAIKYTQQGSHITVSARQDGHRVIVEISDDGPGISEEAKARLFEMFYTADNIRGDGRRGLGLGLSLCKSIVNAHGGTIGVRDNVPKGTVFYFTLHAEEVNVHE from the coding sequence ATGGAGATCAATCAGACCGGTGACGGTTCCATACTTGAACAGTTAACAGGCATGAAGACAGGACGACGAAGAGGAAGGCTGAAAATTTTTATTGGGTATGCGCCGGGTGCAGGAAAAACCTGTGCGATGCTGAAGGCGGCCCATGAGGAGCAAAAAGAGGGGACCGATGTGGTAGGCGGGTTTATAGAAACCCATGCCCGGCCGGATACTCTGGCTATGCTGGAAGGCCTGGAGCTTGTACCTCCAATAAAAATGTCCTATGAAGCTTCTGTCATTCCGGAATTTGACCTGGACCGTGCACTCCAGCGCAGCCCTGAGCTTATTTTGCTGGACGATTTGGCTCATGCGAACACGGCCGGATGCCGCCACAAAAAAAGATATCAGGACGTGGAGGAGCTTCTCCGCGCGGGAATTCATGTCTATACGACGATTAATGTCCAGCAGATTGAGAGCCTGACGGACATTGTCTACTCTATTACCGGTATGACTGTTCAGGAACGCATTCCGGATAGCGTATTCGATAGTGCGGATCAGGTGGAATTGGTTGATATTGAACCTAATGACTTAATAGACCGTTTGAATAAAGGGAAAATTTATCGTGACAATGCTGATGAACAGGCAATAGGGCAGTTGTTCACCAAGGAGAAGCTGACGGCGCTGCGTGAAATTGCTCTGCGCAATACGGCAAGCCAGCTAAACCGGATCGCCATACAAATTAGTGAACAGGCGAAGAAAAATGATTATGATACCAAAGATCATATTTTGGTCTGCCTATCCTCGGCCGCTTCCAATAAGAAAGTGATCAGGGCGGCTGCGAGAATGGCTGAAGCCTTCCATGGACAGTTTACGGCACTTTTTGTAGAAACACCGCAAACCCAAAAATTAACCCAAAAAAACAAAACCGAGCTGAGGGATAATTTAAGGCTGGCTGAGCAAATGGGGGCGAATATCGCGACGGTGTATGGAGAGGATGTTCCGGGACAGATCGCGGAATATGCCAAAACAAGCCGGGTTTCCAAAATTGTCCTCGGCCGCTCTCCCTTTAAAAAGAGAGGGTATGCTAAATCTAATCTCGTAGATAAGCTCACCACTCTGCTTCCCAATATTGAAATCTATATTATTCCCTATACTCAACCCTCTTTTTACAAAAGATTACCTCTATACGCGAGATATCCCAAGCTGTCGCTGGCAGATACCAACAAGACGATTGCCATTCTAGTGGTCTGCACCCTGATCGGCATCTGGTTTCGCTATCTGGGGTTTCTGGAATCCAATATTATTACTGTATATATTCTGGGGGTTCTGTTAAGCGCAATTGTGACCAAGGGAAGGGTGTACAGCGCCGTTTCTTCGGTGATGAGTGTGCTTGTGTTCAATTACTTTTTTACCGAGCCTTACTATTCTCTGAATGCGTATGAAGCAGGGTATCCGGTTACTTTTCTGGTGATGCTGGCGGCCTCGTTCATAACCAGTACACTGACCATGCGGGTAAGCGAGCAGGCCCGTCAATCCGCACAAAAAGCCTACCGGACGGAGGTTCTTCTGGAAACCAGCCGGAAGCTGCAGCAGGCGAAGGATTCCCCGGCGATCATTGATGAAATGGCCCATCAGATGGTTAAGCTGCTGGACAGGACGGTTATTTTTTATTCGGTTCAGGAAGGCGCATTGAGCACACCGCTGATTTTTCCAAAGGAAGGCTCTGAAGTTGATCCGCATACGTACACGGGCAGCAATGAACGTGCCGTTGCAGATTGGGTATTGAAGAACAACAAGCGTGCGGGAGCGACCACGGATACATTTTTTGGCGCAAATTGCCTGTATCATGCTGTGCGCGGAGGCGACACGGTTTTTGCAGTGGCCGCTATTGTGATGGAGCAGGAAGAGCCATTAGAGGTTTTTGAGAAGGGCCTGATGATTGCCATGCTGGGAGAATGTGCACTTGCGCTGGAAAAAGAAAAACTGAACGAAAAACAAAAAGAAATTTCCATGCAAATTCAGCAGGAGCATCTGCGTGCCAATCTGCTCCGCTCGATCTCTCATGATCTGCGGACCCCCCTTACCAGCATCTCGGGGAACGCAGGAATTCTGGTGGGAAATTCCGGGGTCCTTAGCGAGGAACAGAAAAAAGGACTGTACACGGATATTTATGATGACTCTATCTGGCTGATTCATTTGGTGGAAAATTTGCTGTCGATCAGCCGGATTGAAAATGGCACACTGAATCTTAATTTTCAGGCAGAATTAATGGAGGAGGTGATCTCCGAAGCACTCCTTCACGTGAACCGCAACAGTGAGAAGCATGTGATTCACACGAAACTCGATGATGAGCTTCTTATGGCCCGGATGGATTCCCGGCTGATTGTGCAGGTTCTGATCAATATTGTGGATAACGCCATTAAGTATACCCAACAGGGTTCCCACATTACGGTTTCGGCCAGACAGGACGGGCATCGGGTCATTGTGGAAATCTCCGATGATGGTCCGGGTATTTCTGAGGAAGCCAAGGCCAGGCTGTTTGAGATGTTTTATACAGCGGATAACATTCGCGGGGATGGCCGCCGTGGCCTGGGCCTGGGGCTGTCTTTGTGCAAGTCCATTGTGAATGCCCATGGAGGGACGATAGGCGTGAGGGATAATGTCCCCAAAGGCACGGTATTTTATTTCACCCTGCACGCTGAGGAGGTCAATGTTCATGAATAA
- a CDS encoding LysR family transcriptional regulator: MIILNIKNNVVKLKYFVNYINYFYILRRYFMYFPGIEAFLAIVRTESISKAAELLHLSQATVSYRLKTLEQEMGGLLVERRKGAPKISLTPKGENFFSIAERWDALWRETQILQASGSQLSLAISAAESISHFVLPPVYRMLNQYSPSIRLQIRTQHTQEAFDSIERREMDVAFVVREIVSPSVTVKPFFTEEIVLLRLAVPGRQAGDTVEMEELAAEHEVFINWNREFQFRHDQWWDPLCPSRVHLDTAGLITTFLKDARQWTIVPASIGAHMMRMGDFVLQKLSVSVPPRTCYKVTHKFPNQALHEPLRILDNYLQNVFGIQ, from the coding sequence ATGATAATTTTAAACATAAAGAATAATGTTGTAAAACTCAAATATTTTGTGAACTATATTAATTATTTCTATATATTAAGGAGATATTTTATGTATTTTCCTGGGATTGAAGCGTTTTTAGCTATCGTACGGACCGAGAGTATAAGCAAAGCGGCCGAATTGCTGCACCTGTCACAAGCTACGGTAAGCTATCGGTTAAAGACATTGGAGCAGGAAATGGGCGGCCTTTTGGTTGAGCGAAGAAAAGGGGCACCCAAAATCAGTCTGACCCCAAAAGGGGAAAACTTTTTTAGCATTGCGGAAAGATGGGATGCTCTCTGGAGGGAAACACAAATCTTACAGGCTAGCGGTTCGCAGTTAAGTCTGGCAATAAGCGCTGCCGAAAGTATAAGTCACTTTGTTTTGCCTCCTGTATATAGAATGCTTAATCAGTATTCCCCGTCAATCCGACTGCAAATTCGTACGCAACATACTCAGGAGGCTTTTGATAGTATTGAGCGGCGCGAGATGGATGTGGCGTTTGTAGTGCGGGAAATCGTGTCGCCTAGTGTCACTGTTAAACCGTTTTTTACTGAAGAAATAGTGCTGTTGCGCCTGGCTGTGCCGGGGCGGCAGGCTGGAGATACTGTGGAAATGGAAGAACTGGCGGCAGAGCACGAAGTCTTCATAAATTGGAATAGAGAGTTTCAATTCAGACATGACCAGTGGTGGGACCCTCTTTGCCCGTCCCGTGTTCATCTGGACACAGCGGGACTAATCACTACTTTTTTGAAGGACGCCAGACAATGGACGATCGTTCCCGCTTCGATTGGCGCACATATGATGCGGATGGGAGATTTTGTTCTTCAGAAACTATCGGTATCGGTGCCTCCAAGAACATGCTATAAGGTAACTCATAAGTTTCCAAACCAGGCTTTACACGAGCCCCTTCGTATTCTTGATAACTATCTGCAAAATGTATTTGGAATACAATGA
- a CDS encoding NAD(P)-dependent oxidoreductase has product MVKVMKGGLAMKILIVGHFNETAKSNIAKYFPQDWNVVVVPPGKEMLHHIEDCQVIIPEHIKVDHSLLSIAKKLKLVQTGAGFDNVDVPACTQLGIWVANAAGVNAQAVAEHVMALILSYYKNIPFLDTFMKNKMDESQLDYTGSELKGKTIGIIGFGAIGKKVAAFCRVFDMNVQAYARKAAVQSDGIVKMTDFDTLLSTSDIVSVHVPLNEQTKQLINKAAFKKMKNTTLFINTARGGIVNERDLIDALKNGDISGACLDVFESEPLPIDSELRNLGNVILTPHTAGMPDGRKFHKKRYDFFINNIKRIENGEEPESKLNQLL; this is encoded by the coding sequence ATGGTAAAGGTTATGAAAGGTGGTTTAGCAATGAAGATTCTCATCGTCGGCCATTTTAACGAGACCGCAAAATCAAATATTGCAAAGTATTTTCCGCAAGACTGGAACGTTGTAGTTGTCCCGCCCGGAAAAGAAATGCTGCATCATATTGAAGATTGCCAGGTAATCATCCCTGAACATATTAAAGTGGATCACAGCCTGCTTTCTATCGCGAAAAAATTAAAGTTGGTACAGACGGGTGCAGGATTTGATAATGTAGATGTCCCTGCCTGTACACAGCTCGGCATTTGGGTGGCCAATGCTGCAGGAGTGAATGCGCAGGCAGTGGCCGAGCACGTAATGGCACTGATATTGTCTTATTATAAAAACATACCGTTTCTTGATACTTTCATGAAAAACAAGATGGATGAAAGCCAATTGGACTATACAGGGAGTGAATTAAAGGGCAAAACGATTGGGATTATCGGTTTTGGCGCTATCGGAAAAAAAGTAGCTGCGTTTTGCAGGGTTTTTGATATGAATGTGCAGGCTTATGCAAGAAAGGCCGCCGTACAATCTGACGGTATTGTAAAAATGACGGATTTCGATACTCTTCTAAGCACATCGGATATAGTCAGTGTACATGTACCCTTGAATGAGCAAACCAAACAGCTGATCAACAAAGCAGCATTCAAAAAAATGAAAAATACCACTCTTTTTATCAATACAGCCCGCGGCGGGATTGTCAACGAAAGAGACTTGATTGATGCATTAAAAAACGGGGATATTTCAGGCGCATGCCTGGATGTGTTTGAATCTGAACCGCTTCCTATTGACAGTGAGCTCCGGAATCTGGGTAATGTGATACTTACTCCCCATACAGCAGGAATGCCTGATGGCCGAAAATTTCATAAAAAAAGATATGATTTCTTTATAAATAATATAAAACGTATAGAGAATGGTGAAGAGCCTGAAAGCAAGCTCAATCAGCTATTATAG
- the tnpA gene encoding IS200/IS605 family transposase → MAQPKWMCKYPIVFTPKYRRKVIYNQYKESIRDILKQLCGYKGVEIIEGHLMPDHIHMLVSIPPKMSVSSFMGYLKGKSALMIFDKHANLKYKYGNRHFWAEGYYVSTVGLNEATIKKYIQEQESHDIALDKLSVKEYENPFKG, encoded by the coding sequence ATGGCACAACCCAAGTGGATGTGCAAGTACCCTATCGTATTCACCCCAAAGTATAGACGAAAGGTGATCTACAATCAATACAAAGAAAGTATCCGAGATATCCTAAAGCAACTCTGTGGCTACAAAGGAGTAGAGATTATCGAAGGACACCTCATGCCCGATCATATTCATATGTTGGTGAGTATTCCACCGAAAATGAGCGTCTCGAGTTTTATGGGATATCTGAAAGGGAAAAGTGCGCTCATGATCTTCGATAAGCATGCAAACTTGAAGTATAAGTACGGGAATCGCCATTTTTGGGCAGAAGGGTACTATGTAAGCACGGTAGGTCTCAATGAAGCAACGATTAAAAAGTATATCCAGGAGCAGGAAAGTCACGATATTGCACTGGATAAGCTGAGTGTGAAAGAGTATGAAAACCCCTTTAAGGGGTAG
- a CDS encoding response regulator: protein MNKPLILVVEDDKPIRKLITTTLETQGYKYHTAETGEASILEAVSSQPELMILDLGLPDMDGVDIIKKIRTWSNLPIIVVSARSEDRDKIEALDAGADDYLTKPFSVEELLARLRVSLRRIRYDSDKLLKDASSFVNGNLRIDYAAGCVWIGEEEIHLTPSEYKLLCLLAKNVGKVLTHNYILHEIWGSPTVDIPSLRVFMATLRKKIEKTPAQFKYIQTHIGIGYRMLQVGDDS from the coding sequence ATGAATAAGCCTTTAATTCTTGTCGTGGAGGACGACAAGCCCATCCGCAAGCTGATTACAACCACGCTGGAGACCCAAGGGTATAAATATCATACGGCTGAGACGGGCGAAGCCTCCATATTAGAAGCGGTATCCAGCCAGCCGGAGCTGATGATCCTCGACTTGGGGTTGCCGGATATGGATGGTGTGGACATCATTAAAAAGATCCGCACATGGTCGAATTTGCCGATTATCGTGGTCAGTGCACGCAGCGAAGACCGGGACAAAATAGAGGCGCTGGATGCGGGGGCGGATGATTATCTGACCAAGCCCTTCAGTGTGGAGGAACTGCTGGCCAGACTGCGGGTCAGTCTGCGGAGAATCCGGTACGACAGTGACAAGCTTCTCAAGGATGCATCCAGCTTCGTCAACGGAAACCTGAGGATTGATTATGCCGCCGGATGCGTATGGATCGGTGAAGAAGAAATCCATCTGACCCCAAGTGAATACAAGCTTCTGTGTCTGCTGGCCAAAAATGTAGGCAAGGTGCTGACCCATAATTATATCCTGCATGAAATTTGGGGCAGTCCTACCGTGGATATCCCTTCCTTGCGGGTATTTATGGCAACCTTAAGGAAAAAAATCGAAAAAACCCCCGCGCAATTCAAGTATATTCAAACACATATCGGAATTGGCTACCGGATGCTTCAAGTCGGTGACGATAGCTGA